The Macaca fascicularis isolate 582-1 chromosome 11, T2T-MFA8v1.1 genome includes a region encoding these proteins:
- the DDX11 gene encoding ATP-dependent DNA helicase DDX11 isoform X10 gives MRTCEGWKEQGLCFPEKCTTQGEIWSMANETQKVGTIHFPFPFTPYSIQEDFMAELYRVLEAGKIGIFESPTGTGKSLSLICGALSWLRDFEQKKREEEARLLETGTGPLHDEKDESLCLSSSCKGAAATPRPAGEPAWVTQFVQKKEERDLVDRLKAEQARRKQREERLQQLQHRAQFKYAAKRLRQEEEETENLLRLSREMLETGPGAERPEQLESGEEELVLAEYESDEEKKAASGVDEDEDDLEEEHVTKIYYCSRTHSQLAQFVHEVKKSPFGKDVRLVSLGSRQNLCVNEDVKSLGSVQLINDRCVDMQRSRHEKKKGAEEEKPKRRRQEKQAACPFYNHEQMGLLRDEALAEVKDIEQLLALGKEARACPYYGSRLAIPAAQLVVLPYQMLLHAATRQAAGIRLQEQVVIIDEAHNLIDTITGMHSVEVSGSQLCQAHSQLLQYMERYGKRLKAKNLMYLKQILYLLEKFVAVLGGNIKQNPNTQSLSQTEPD, from the exons ATGCGGACCTGCGAAGGATGGAAAGAACAAGGTCTCTGCTTCCCAGAAAAATGTACAACCCAAGGAGAAATTTG gtCCATGGCTAATGAAACACAGAAAGTTGGTACCAtccattttccttttcccttcacGCCCTATTCCATCCAGGAAGACTTCATGGCAGAGCTTTACCGGGTTTTGGAGGCTGGCAAGATTGGGATATTTGAGAGTCCAACTGGCACT gGAAAGTCCTTAAGTCTTATTTGTGGAGCCCTCTCCTGGCTCCGTGACTTTGAACAGAAGAAGCGTGAGGAAGAGGCACGACTCCTTGAAACTGGAACTGGCCCCTTACATGATGAGAAAGATGAATCCCTGTGTCTGTCGTCTTCCTGCAAAGGGGCCGCAGCCACCCCGAGGCCTGCTGGAGAGCCGGCCTGGGTGACTCAGTTTGtgcagaagaaagaagagagggacctggtggatcGACTAAAG GCGGAGCAGGCCAGGAGGAAGCAGCGAGAAGAACGCCTGCAGCAGCTGCAGCACAGGGCGCAGTTCAAATATGCAGCCAAGCGCCTG aggcaggaagaagaagaaacgGAGAATCTCCTCCGCCTCAGCAGAGAGATGCTAGAGACAGGCCCGGGGGCTGAGCGGCCGGAGCAGCTGGAGTCTGGGGAGGAGGAGCTGGTCCTTGCCGAATACGAGAGCGACGAGGAGAAAAAGGCAGCGAGCGG AgtggatgaggatgaggatgaccTGGAGGAAGAACATGTAACTAAG ATTTATTACTGTAGTCGGACACACTCCCAGCTGGCCCAGTTTGTGCATGAGGTGAAGAAGAGCCCCTTTGGCAAGGATGTTCGGCTGGTCTCCCTTGGCTCCCGGCAG AACCTTTGTGTCAATGAAGACGTGAAAAGCCTAGGTTCTGTGCAGCTTATCAACGATCGCTGTGTGGACATGCAGAGAAGCAGGCACG agaagaagaaaggagctGAGGAGGAGAAGCCaaagagaaggaggcaggagaagcaggCGGCCTGCCCCTTCTACAACCACGAGCAGATGGGCCTCCTCCGGGATGAGGCCCTGGCAGAGGTGAAGGACATTGAGCAGCTGCTGGCCCTTGGGAAGGAGGCCCGGGCATGTCCCTATTACGGGAGCCGCCTTGCCATCCCTGCAGCCCAG CTGGTGGTGCTGCCCTATCAGATGCTGCTGCATGCTGCCACTCGGCAGGCTGCGGGCATCCGGCTGCAGGAACAGGTGGTGATCATCGACGAAGCGCACAACCTGATAGACACCATCACGGGCATGCACAGCGTGGAGGTCAGCGGCTCTCAG CTCTGCCAGGCCCATTCCCAGCTGCTGCAGTACATGGAGCGATACGG GAAGCGTTTGAAGGCCAAGAACCTGATGTACCTGAAGCAGATCCTGTATTTGCTGGAGAAATTCGTGGCCGTGCTGGGGG GGAACATTAAGCAAAATCCCAATACACAGAGCCTCTCACAGACAG AGCCAGATTGA